The genomic interval TCGATTCCTCGTGAAGAATGAATTCTGGTGCGTTTAGCCAAGTGCTGATGCCATCCATATCACTCGGGTCAATTCTCCTAGAAGCTATATCGGCCAGGTTCGAACCTGAGTCTACATACCGCCACTGCTCTGGACGTGTCGTTTCGTGAATGTCACTTATTCTGTTACCAACAAATGTCTTGAACCTTCGAGTAGTGTTGTTAATGTATCCAAGAAGTATCATGGAATCCGTCCAAAAGATGGCTTGATCGACCTTTAGGTCCAGTTCCACTGACAACATGGCATAAAGACGGCAGGCCACAACAGCGCCACATAACTCTAACCGTGGAATAGATGCTTGCTTTATCGGTGCTAATCTTGACTTCCCAACTACCAGCTTGCAGGCAATTTTATTGTGTTGATCAGTCAATCGTAAGTATGCGCATGCGCCGTAGCCTGTCTCAGAACCATCACTAAACACGTGCAGCTGTACGTTCTTCAATTCGCCGAAATGACTAGGGCGGAAACAACGATTAATACTCAAGTGTTCCAAATGAGGTAGGTTGGCTATCCATCGTTGCCACTCGTCACGTTCTTTCTGTGGAACTTCTTCATCCCAGCCTATCTTCTGTCTACACAGGTTTTGCACAATCGCCTTCGCGCGTAATGTTACTGGTGATACAAATCCTAGTGGATCAAATATCGAACTAACTATGGAAAGTATACCACGTCTCGTCAAGGGTTTATCTGcaactttgattttaaatgtaataGTATCGTCGTTAACATTCCAGTTGACGCCCAATGCACGGTCACTGGGTAGTACGTCCCCAGGGTCGAGATTAACAGCGTCGGTGCACGTTCGGAATCCGGAATCGTGTTGAGTAACGTCCGACTGTTACTTATCCATTTTGTGAGTCGGAAACCACCCAAATGCATCAGAGACTGTAAATCTGCTGCAAGGTTCACTGCTTCCATCTCAGATGGGACAGACTTCAAACAATCATCAACGTAGAAGTTCCTGTCAACTGTCGATATAACCTCGGCTTCAAATTTATCTGCGCTATCACTGGCTGTTTTCTTCAGTGCATACGCCTCACAGCTAGGGGAGGAAGTAGCGCCAAACAAATGAATCCGCATACAGTACGTCTTAGGTGTCTTGGACATGTTTCCGCCAGGCCACCATAGAAAGCGAAGTGCGTCACAGTCCTTCTCACACACACGAACCTGGTGAAACATCGCCTCTATATCAGCGGCACAGTCAAATACAACACGAACCTTTCCGGGTTTATTCACGTTCGTCACCGGATGGTGAGGCAAGTACCATATTCTTTTCGACTTTGAGCCTTCATTAGTCACTTCTTTGGCATAGCCTTTGTCTATGTAGTCTGTTACTGTCTTGGTGTACATCTCATGTAGCACGTTGTCACGAGAGAGTTTCCTTTTCAGTTGATGAAGGCGCGCATGCGCAAGTGTTAAATTATTCGGCAAACTAGCGTCATCCTGCCGCCACGGAAGTCCCATCTCGTAGTGACCGTTAACGAATGATAGTGTAGAATCTATTAGACCCAGTGCCCTCTTGTCTTCTACTGACATGGAATCTTTCTGGTAATGGGATGTGTCGCTGAAGTCGGACGTCGACATACGctcaagttgttgttgtagtattaCGTCACTGGACTGGCCAAAATGAATGTTCACCGGTTCTCTTACATTTGCTGCTCTTTTCTGTTCAGTGCTGGTCCGAGGGATTGGTCCACGCACTGCCCACCCAAGTCGCGTTCTCACTGCGTACGGCTCACAATCACTTCCGGTGCGCACATCCAATGGAATATGGGCTTCCGGTGTATCCGTACCAATCAGTAACATGACTTCATTGATGTTAACGTCTGGAATCTTTATGTCCAACCAGTAGGGTATGTGTCGAATATCGCTAGCGGTGGCAGCAGAACGCGTTGATATAGGCAACTGCTTCATCGTCCAAGCATTGTTGAGCTTAACTTCGTCATCGCCGGGAACAGGACTCACCGTTAAATCAACTTCCTGTCCCTATGTAGTACTATCAGCGGAGTTGACAGTCGATATCTTGAATGTGACGGGTTTGCTAGGTACATTCAACTTCCGGATTAGTCTTTCATCACACAGAGTCTTGTCAGCACCATCATCGAGCAGGGCGTAGGTATGACAGAAGTTACCGTCCCCACCCTTAACAGACACTGGTATAATCCCCAGACATGTTTTAAGAAAGGAGCCATTTGTGGCTGCGCAATTTACTGATTGTTGCGTAACAGGCGTTTCATTACTTACTGGAACCCAGCTATGTAACAATGTATGATGTTTTTTTGTTCAACCAGATATAGTACATAATTTCTGTTTCCTACATTTGCTAGACATATGATTGCGTTTAAGGCAATTAAAACACAGTTTATACCTCAGAACATGTTTCTTTCTATCCAATAAAGACATATTTATAAACTTATGACATGATGCTAGGTCTATACATGAACCAAAACAACCAGAACATTTTCTTTCGAACTTTGGCTTTTCATTTTCAGTACATGTGGACAAAGTAGTCACTCTATCTTTTACAACATTTCCAGGCAGAATATGTGGCTGCTTAGTACCTTTATACTGCacattttctttaacaatatCAATACCGTACACTGAACTAGCCACACGTGACCTCTCGTCAATGAACCTTGTCAAATCAGAGAAACTTGGTTCTCTCCCAGACTCATAGATGGAGTGAGCGATATCAGCCCATTTGGTTCTCAAATGCATAGGCAGACTACAGACAAGTCGCCTCAAATTTTCTGAGTTATCTATATCAGAGACAAAACCTATTTGGGATAGAGTCATTTGACATCTTTGCATATCTAACGCTAACATAGACAGTGCGTCAACATCAGAGGCCCTTACCTGTGGCCCGTATAATAGTTTATCAATGTAATTTCTTGCGATTACATGCGGCCTACCATAACGAGATTGTAAAATTTCTTTAGCTCGTTTGTATCCATCATCAGAACTTAACAATACACAATCCTCAATACAGGATTTAGCCTCACCAGAACAATATTGTATCAAGTAACTCAATTCTCGACTATTGTCATCATGATGGATGGACTAGAAGTTACAGATTCGTCACTGTGAAGTTACATATTCGTGACTGTGAAGATTAGAAGCTCGGGAAGTTATATTAAGAGGTTAGTGAGTGCATTATAGAACTGCATTATAGCAATATTGAAATTCCAATGGAGCAGACAAATTTCACAGCAGCTAGAAAGTCGCGCACTGCATATCTTTCACAGCTAACCAGACACATCAAAGAACTTGAAAAACAAATGGTATCTTATGAAAATGCAGAAAaggtgaaaaaaatctatgaCCGTTtatgtgaaagatacgaactattTAAATCGGCACAAATCCAGTGTCTAGATCTGTGTGAAGATACAAATACGGTGGGTACTTTAGAAAGTACTTTCACAAGCCAACAGAATAATTTTATTGAATGCAAGGAACATTATACGGAATGGCTTAAACAGTTGCAGACCACAACGGCAGACGACAACAGATCTGTGCGCTCTAGTGCCAGTTCTGTACGGTCGGCACGTTCAATGTTACAAAGTGCTAGAGCTAAGAGGCTTGTTGCAGAACATCGTTTAAAAACTTTAAGAGAAAAACAGAATTTAGAACATAAACAAAAGGAACTTGAGAACCAACGCGAACTGTTAGAACAGGAGAGCGAGTTGGAAGAGGCTAAAATCGAGGAGTCGGTATTTGAAACTTCCGGAAATCAGACGCATATAATGAGCGGATGTGACACGAATATTCCGACTTCCGGCGGCACACGGAATCAaatggttagagaccaccaattgttttcccatagacttccattgtaacattatggcgtgtacggccttccatacatcgaaacatgtatatctaattacaagtttttcaagaactatcttagttctaccaaaatatcggacgaaaaacatatgaatagtgatactttatttaagtaatttttgtgtgaatgagatgaccccctgtttacatcattgacatggcgggagaaattcgtttgataaaactttttttcaatacacataaaatgtagcaaattttgtcaaaatgtgtaataaaatactgtaaatgcagtgaaaaaataatcacttcctgggtgtgtttacatgactgaccaatcagaacgcacagacgttaccttattcccaggtatacacttacctcattcccagtaagttccctgtacttttttgaattggtggtctctgaccaaaTGAGAAATCAAACATGGCGAAAATTGTTAAGAGTTTCGGATAAACAGAACTAGACGAGTAGATGCGCTCTtctgtatatttattttctatgCTCATAGCATGAAATTCCAACACATGTGAGCGAGCGATTCTCTGAAACAATGTATGTGACATTATTTATTATACGctcgaaacataaaaaacatatacatgtacggAATTATAATGTGTGTGTGTAGATCGTTTCCGCTTTTGTTGTAGCGTTGACCACTATGTGCATTATCGTTGTCATCACAGGTTGCTTACACAATGTGCTTTTTCACTTTTGCTTCtttattaatatgaaaatattgtattaaatttgAGGGAAGTTGTTTCAatgtcatttaataaaatctgccTGATGATTCTATAAATGCTGCAAAAGCTTTGACAAGTTCTTCTTTTGCAGTGACTGTCACATCCTCTATTT from Mercenaria mercenaria strain notata chromosome 2, MADL_Memer_1, whole genome shotgun sequence carries:
- the LOC123563639 gene encoding uncharacterized protein LOC123563639: MKQLPISTRSAATASDIRHIPYWLDIKIPDVNINEVMLLIGTDTPEAHIPLDVRTGSDCEPYAVRTRLGWAVRGPIPRTSTEQKRAANVREPVNIHFGQSSDVILQQQLERMSTSDFSDTSHYQKDSMSVEDKRALGLIDSTLSFVNGHYEMGLPWRQDDASLPNNLTLAHARLHQLKRKLSRDNVLHEMYTKTVTDYIDKGYAKEVTNEGSKSKRIWYLPHHPVTNVNKPGKVRVVFDCAADIEAMFHQVRVCEKDCDALRFLWWPGGNMSKTPKTYCMRIHLFGATSSPSCEAYALKKTASDSADKFEAEVISTVDRNFYVDDCLKSVPSEMEAVNLAADLQSLMHLGGFRLTKWISNSRTLLNTIPDSERAPTLLISTLGTYYPVTVHWASTGMLTTILLHLKSKLQINP